From Numenius arquata unplaced genomic scaffold, bNumArq3.hap1.1 HAP1_SCAFFOLD_1754, whole genome shotgun sequence, one genomic window encodes:
- the CD63 gene encoding CD63 antigen isoform X1: MAVEGGMKCVKFLVFIFNFIFWVCGVALIAIGIYAQVALDKTLVVSSASASSTPVAILVLGIIIFFISFFGCCGAWKESYCMVTTFAVLLSIIFLVEIAAAIAGYVFKDKVRSVLEEGLWDAMRKYGEDKPLTEGVDELQRDFACCGANNYTDWATIEQFKVNNTVPRSCCRNATVPSCNLRPSPATVYEKGCLQSIEAWMKKNILIVAAVALGIAFFEILGIIFACCLMKGIRSGYEVM, from the exons gtgtgCGGGGTGGCCCTCATCGCCATCGGCATCTACGCCCAGGTGGCCCTGGATAAGACGCTGGTGGTCAGCAGCGCCTCCGCCTCCAGCACCCCCGTGGCCATCCTGGTGCTGGGCATCATCAtcttcttcatctccttcttCGGCTGCTGCGGCGCCTGGAAGGAGAGTTACTGCATGGTCACCACG TTCGCCGTCCTGCTCAGCATCATCTTCCTGGTGGAGATCGCCGCCGCCATCGCCGGATACGTCTTCAAGGACAAG gTCCGCTCGGTGCTGGAGGAGGGGCTGTGGGACGCCATGCGCAAGTACGGGGAGGACAAGCCCTTGACGGAGGGGGTGGACGAGCTCCAGAGGGAT ttcGCTTGCTGTGGAGCCAACAACTACACGGACTGGGCCACCATCGAGCAGTTCAAGGTCAACAACACGGTGCCCCGCTCCTGCTGCCGCAACGCCACCGTCCCCTCCTGCAACCTccgccccagccccgccaccGTCTACGAGAAG GGCTGCCTCCAGAGCATCGAAGCCTGGATGAAGAAGAACATCCTCATCGTGGCTGCCGTCGCGCTGGGCATCGCCTTCTTCGAG ATCCTGGGCATCATCTTCGCCTGCTGCCTGATGAAGGGCATCCGCAGCGGCTACGAGGTCATGTAG
- the CD63 gene encoding CD63 antigen isoform X2, with the protein MVTTFAVLLSIIFLVEIAAAIAGYVFKDKVRSVLEEGLWDAMRKYGEDKPLTEGVDELQRDFACCGANNYTDWATIEQFKVNNTVPRSCCRNATVPSCNLRPSPATVYEKGCLQSIEAWMKKNILIVAAVALGIAFFEILGIIFACCLMKGIRSGYEVM; encoded by the exons ATGGTCACCACG TTCGCCGTCCTGCTCAGCATCATCTTCCTGGTGGAGATCGCCGCCGCCATCGCCGGATACGTCTTCAAGGACAAG gTCCGCTCGGTGCTGGAGGAGGGGCTGTGGGACGCCATGCGCAAGTACGGGGAGGACAAGCCCTTGACGGAGGGGGTGGACGAGCTCCAGAGGGAT ttcGCTTGCTGTGGAGCCAACAACTACACGGACTGGGCCACCATCGAGCAGTTCAAGGTCAACAACACGGTGCCCCGCTCCTGCTGCCGCAACGCCACCGTCCCCTCCTGCAACCTccgccccagccccgccaccGTCTACGAGAAG GGCTGCCTCCAGAGCATCGAAGCCTGGATGAAGAAGAACATCCTCATCGTGGCTGCCGTCGCGCTGGGCATCGCCTTCTTCGAG ATCCTGGGCATCATCTTCGCCTGCTGCCTGATGAAGGGCATCCGCAGCGGCTACGAGGTCATGTAG